One window of Pelmatolapia mariae isolate MD_Pm_ZW linkage group LG18, Pm_UMD_F_2, whole genome shotgun sequence genomic DNA carries:
- the ppm1la gene encoding protein phosphatase 1L — protein MIGDTMTLLSLLGRIMRYFLLRPETLFLLCISLALWSYFFHTDEVKTIVKSSRDAVKMVKGKVAEMMQNDRLGGLSVLDAEFSKTWEFKNNNVAVYSIQGRRDHMEDRFEVLTDITNKSHPSIFGIFDGHGGEAAADYVKAHLPESLKQQLQAFEREKRESALSYASILEQRILAVDRDMLDKLSANHDEAGTTCLIALLSDRELTVANVGDSRGVLCDKDGNAVALSHDHKPYQLKERKRIKRAGGFISFNGSWRVQGILAMSRSLGDYPLKNLNVVIPDPDIMTFDLDKLQPEFMILASDGLWDAFSNEEAVRFVRERLDEPHFGAKSIVLQSFYRGCPDNITVMVVKFKSGAGGNSKAGE, from the exons ATGATAGGAGACACAATGACGCTCTTGTCTCTTTTGGGTCGGATCATGCGTTATTTTCTCCTCAGGCCGGAGACATTGTTTCTGTTATGCATAAGCCTGGCGCTGTGGAGTTATTTCTTCCACACGGACGAAGTCAAAACCATCGTCAAGTCCAGTCGAGATGCGGTGAAGATGGTGAAGGGGAAAGTGGCAGAAATGATGCAGAATGACCGGCTGGGAGGCCTCAGTGTCCTGGATGCAGAGTTCTCCAAAACCTGGGAGTTCAAGAATAACAACGTAGCCGTGTACTCCATACAAGGGAGGAGAGACCACATGGAGGATCGCTTCGAGGTGCTCACTGACATCACCAACAAGAGCCACCCGTCCATATTCGGGATATTTGATGGTCATGGTGGCGAG GCTGCAGCTGACTATGTGAAGGCCCACCTGCCCGAGTCCCTGAAGCAGCAGCTGCAGGCctttgagagagagaaaagagagagcgCTCTCTCGTACGCCAGCATTCTCGAGCAGCGCATCCTGGCTGTGGATCGTGACATGCTGGACAAGCTCTCTGCAAACCACGATGAAGCAG GAACGACATGTCTGATAGCGCTGCTGTCAGATAGAGAGCTCACAGTGGCCAATGTTGGAGACTCGCGTGGTGTGTTGTGTGACAAAGATGGGAATGCTGTCGCCCTATCGCATGACCACAAGCCGTATCAGCTTAAAGAGCGCAAGAGAATCAAGAGGGCAG GAGGCTTCATCAGTTTTAATGGATCGTGGAGAGTCCAGGGCATCCTCGCTATGTCCCGCTCCCTCGGGGATTACCCACTGAAGAACCTTAACGTAGTCATTCCCGACCCCGACataatgacctttgacctggaCAAACTGCAGCCAGAGTTCATGATCCTGGCCTCTGATGGCCTGTGGGATGCCTTCAGTAACGAGGAGGCAGTGCGCTTTGTCCGCGAGCGCCTGGACGAGCCTCACTTTGGTGCCAAGAGCATCGTCCTACAGTCTTTCTATCGTGGCTGCCCTGATAACATCACCGTCATGGTAGTGAAGTTTAAAAGTGGAGCAGGGGGGAACAGCAAGGCAGGGGAGTAG